A region from the Candidatus Electrothrix scaldis genome encodes:
- a CDS encoding FmdE family protein: protein MKRSNKRKAVYTVSAEYRYLFTLFCCVFLMVSASAAWSQSRTTDSDYTAWKRIGIRAGGKAKQMLRREVPHFNTRNCLALTNAGYAEVHEQSTMGALDGLTTALKVSRGNHSLVEVQSAPTSGLWFAVYDTASGWVAYLEVNSDAVREKSSFNSHMLFSTAVAEQINAEHLYEHATEYAEKFDNAIFNGNEFRIVTIVNALSAGVSTAAIRAFEFHDHYCPGVTSGILLADYIKRYFPLASGGSYFVQGIQPWCKEDALMVLLNTTPGKKSYAVTYPTAEDIASWPTWASNLSTVVYRYDKGTETWGGLALGYTWGETGCPDYGHAVMNKLCTDLWYLDRMDQPEQFITVLKQFTLPLGTDPKEYARPGVDPVLLIDNLN, encoded by the coding sequence ATGAAAAGAAGTAACAAGAGAAAGGCGGTATATACCGTATCAGCAGAGTATCGATATCTTTTTACCCTGTTTTGCTGTGTGTTTTTGATGGTGTCAGCCTCAGCGGCCTGGTCACAATCCCGCACTACTGACAGTGACTACACTGCCTGGAAAAGAATAGGTATCCGAGCAGGCGGTAAGGCTAAGCAGATGCTTCGTCGAGAGGTACCGCATTTCAACACAAGAAATTGCCTGGCCCTGACCAATGCCGGTTATGCCGAAGTGCATGAGCAGTCCACTATGGGGGCATTGGACGGCTTAACCACTGCGCTGAAGGTCAGCCGGGGGAATCACAGTCTGGTGGAGGTGCAGAGCGCGCCGACTTCAGGGCTGTGGTTTGCAGTCTATGATACCGCATCTGGGTGGGTTGCTTATCTTGAGGTGAACTCGGATGCAGTTCGAGAGAAGAGCTCCTTTAACAGTCACATGCTATTCAGCACAGCCGTGGCAGAGCAGATCAATGCTGAGCATCTGTATGAGCATGCCACAGAGTATGCGGAAAAGTTTGATAATGCCATCTTCAACGGCAATGAGTTCAGAATCGTTACCATTGTTAATGCCTTGAGCGCCGGGGTATCAACGGCTGCGATCCGTGCCTTTGAGTTTCACGATCATTATTGTCCCGGTGTGACCTCCGGTATCCTGCTGGCCGATTATATCAAGAGGTATTTCCCGCTGGCCTCTGGGGGGAGTTATTTTGTCCAGGGGATTCAACCCTGGTGCAAAGAGGATGCCTTGATGGTGTTGTTGAACACAACGCCGGGCAAGAAAAGCTACGCTGTCACCTATCCCACGGCAGAGGATATCGCCTCGTGGCCAACTTGGGCGAGCAATCTGTCCACCGTTGTTTACCGTTATGACAAGGGAACGGAAACCTGGGGAGGACTTGCCCTGGGGTACACCTGGGGGGAAACCGGATGCCCGGATTACGGACACGCTGTCATGAATAAACTCTGCACAGATCTCTGGTACCTGGACAGAATGGATCAGCCTGAGCAGTTTATTACTGTTCTCAAGCAATTCACCCTGCCTCTGGGTACTGACCCGAAAGAATATGCACGGCCCGGTGTTGATCCGGTCTTGCTTATCGATAATCTCAATTAG
- a CDS encoding TonB-dependent receptor: MKKSFATVAVQLFIGTCAVHTGLAAASGQSMKMDEVVVTAGRTAEPKREVSANVTVIDREEIKQSGARDVSDLLAEKAIGHIHKYPGALTSIGLRGFRTDSLGNDLQGHVLILLDGRRAGTGNVAKLLTGNIERIEIIRGPGAVQYGSAGMGGVVNIITRKGVRNAAFAEAGAGSFGAYESRIGGTLKKGGFDFAGSYSRSGRDAYETGSGAEFQNTGLDAASGLSANLGWSFTEENPEKNRLGLIVTASELDNSGSPGYFSANDLDDSTDKENYSVDLNYAGADSAEHWQWMTRYFFGKDENSWDDPVASDPDGWDNGEVSSNSTDQQGAQAQLTGTFGHTRITTGIDWLDYAVENTWTPTKTSYSNPAVFLLGKTTFPARRLTLDLGLRYDWYEVEVVEPAGRTIDTDHFTPKIGLSWLVTEQLKLRAQYAEAFMIPSANQLAADFTHFGSRTVGNAELEPESSRTYEAGLDFSASGLNASLTVFSTDFTDKIIVDYLADGSRTWQNLGDATISGFEGEFSYDLGLSMGWDWEVRPYLNFTLLTQYEDENTGEDLQDVSAMNFSTGLLVNNGDGISYRLNVAYSGTQDVEDWESGAYPTPVVELDASTVTDLSASWRFYENERLGSFTLRGQIGNLFDEEYAYVKGYPMPGRSFFAALRWEY; encoded by the coding sequence ATGAAGAAGAGTTTTGCAACCGTGGCTGTGCAGCTGTTTATCGGCACCTGCGCTGTACACACTGGGCTTGCCGCTGCATCTGGGCAGTCGATGAAGATGGACGAAGTAGTGGTGACTGCGGGTCGGACAGCCGAGCCGAAAAGGGAAGTTAGTGCCAACGTGACAGTGATTGACCGGGAGGAGATCAAGCAATCCGGTGCCCGTGATGTGAGTGATTTGCTGGCGGAGAAGGCCATCGGCCATATTCATAAATACCCCGGTGCCCTGACCTCCATCGGTCTGCGTGGATTTCGTACCGACAGCCTCGGGAATGACCTTCAGGGCCATGTACTGATTCTGCTTGATGGGCGTCGTGCCGGAACCGGTAATGTGGCCAAGCTGCTCACCGGTAATATTGAGCGGATTGAGATTATCCGGGGACCGGGAGCTGTGCAGTACGGTTCAGCAGGAATGGGCGGGGTGGTTAATATCATTACCCGCAAGGGAGTGCGCAACGCAGCCTTTGCCGAGGCAGGTGCAGGTTCCTTTGGTGCCTACGAATCCCGCATTGGCGGCACCCTGAAGAAGGGGGGCTTTGACTTTGCCGGTTCCTATAGTCGTTCCGGGCGGGATGCCTATGAGACCGGGAGTGGGGCAGAGTTTCAGAACACCGGCCTGGATGCAGCCTCGGGCCTGAGCGCCAATCTGGGCTGGTCGTTTACGGAAGAGAACCCGGAAAAAAACCGCCTGGGCCTGATAGTCACTGCTTCGGAACTGGATAACAGCGGCAGCCCTGGTTATTTCTCGGCCAATGATCTGGATGACAGCACGGACAAGGAAAATTACTCGGTTGATCTGAACTATGCAGGAGCAGACAGCGCCGAGCATTGGCAATGGATGACCCGCTATTTCTTCGGTAAGGACGAGAACTCCTGGGATGATCCTGTTGCCTCCGACCCGGATGGCTGGGATAACGGCGAGGTCTCATCCAACAGCACCGATCAGCAGGGGGCCCAGGCCCAGCTGACCGGAACCTTCGGGCACACCCGGATCACCACTGGTATTGACTGGCTGGACTATGCAGTGGAAAATACCTGGACACCAACAAAGACCAGCTACAGCAATCCAGCGGTTTTTCTCCTTGGCAAGACCACCTTTCCCGCCCGGCGCCTGACCCTTGATCTGGGGCTGCGCTATGATTGGTATGAGGTGGAGGTGGTGGAACCGGCTGGTCGCACCATCGATACCGATCATTTCACCCCCAAGATCGGCCTGTCCTGGCTGGTCACAGAGCAGCTCAAACTGCGGGCCCAATATGCTGAGGCCTTTATGATTCCCTCGGCCAATCAGTTGGCAGCAGATTTTACCCATTTCGGCTCCCGGACAGTGGGTAATGCCGAGCTGGAGCCGGAATCCAGCCGCACCTATGAGGCTGGCCTGGACTTCAGCGCCAGCGGACTCAATGCCTCGCTTACCGTTTTTTCTACCGATTTCACCGATAAGATCATTGTTGATTATCTGGCCGATGGCTCCCGGACCTGGCAAAACCTGGGTGATGCCACGATCTCGGGCTTTGAAGGCGAGTTCTCCTATGATCTGGGTCTGAGCATGGGCTGGGATTGGGAGGTGCGCCCCTATCTCAATTTTACCCTGCTGACCCAGTATGAGGATGAAAATACGGGTGAGGATCTTCAGGATGTCAGTGCGATGAATTTTTCCACCGGCTTGCTGGTCAATAACGGGGACGGTATCTCATACCGCCTCAATGTGGCCTATAGCGGTACGCAGGATGTGGAGGATTGGGAGTCCGGGGCTTACCCGACCCCGGTGGTTGAGCTGGATGCCAGCACGGTCACTGACCTGAGTGCTTCTTGGCGTTTCTATGAGAATGAGCGGCTGGGGAGCTTCACGTTGCGCGGGCAGATCGGTAATCTCTTTGACGAAGAGTACGCCTATGTGAAAGGGTACCCGATGCCAGGGCGGAGTTTCTTTGCTGCGCTGCGTTGGGAGTACTGA
- a CDS encoding phospholipase D family protein codes for MKIYSTHYHNTVDCKKLRKSILLAHAKKSIKIKILTAYYSASFIKSFFKDISKEKRKTCGITLVVNGFSGKRLKEQVKELTRIKKDFNLWGFKKSSIYINYENTLFHTKLYQFVKTTGNIWFLGSANASEIAFSGNEELLVKIGAKRADLERYVDSVISNSIEISKFKPPKINNLINFLKSGTIYFKPNTQIQFTFNELNMPDDVIEELGNLDKTERPRDTNPGVLWGAYNVKRALGMQNSKQKRKIVSTSRFAIETCFGYWVPSTYSKDLDAQIKASGANKRNEIESARDKLEEVGVYEMIEKFDLYLQDVVKILNENDVEWRPAQNLSDKFKTFVQNLQKRLETPKQIERASDPFISSYLPEIWNDPISKEDFFDSFFDYIEYKIKQSSPPLIVRSLKKNFSLDPSNTSKEIRNKMEKQLKKDGWSEDQWVQP; via the coding sequence ATGAAAATATATTCAACACATTACCATAATACTGTTGATTGCAAGAAACTGCGGAAAAGCATATTGCTAGCACATGCAAAAAAGTCGATAAAGATTAAAATATTAACTGCATATTATTCAGCGAGTTTCATCAAATCTTTCTTTAAAGACATATCTAAGGAAAAAAGAAAAACCTGTGGAATAACATTAGTTGTTAATGGTTTCTCGGGAAAAAGACTTAAAGAACAGGTAAAAGAACTTACTAGGATAAAAAAAGATTTTAATCTTTGGGGATTTAAAAAATCTAGCATATATATCAATTATGAAAATACCTTATTTCATACTAAGCTTTATCAGTTTGTCAAGACGACAGGAAATATTTGGTTTCTTGGCTCTGCGAATGCTTCAGAAATAGCCTTTAGTGGAAATGAGGAGCTTCTTGTAAAAATAGGTGCAAAAAGAGCGGATTTAGAAAGGTATGTTGATTCTGTAATTTCCAATTCGATTGAAATTAGTAAATTCAAACCACCAAAAATAAACAATCTAATTAACTTTTTAAAATCAGGTACTATTTATTTCAAGCCTAATACACAAATTCAATTTACATTTAATGAATTGAATATGCCAGACGATGTAATAGAAGAACTCGGAAATCTAGATAAAACAGAAAGGCCTCGTGATACTAATCCAGGTGTTTTATGGGGAGCCTATAATGTAAAAAGAGCACTCGGGATGCAAAATAGCAAACAAAAAAGAAAAATAGTATCAACTAGTCGCTTTGCTATAGAGACATGTTTTGGATACTGGGTGCCATCAACATATTCCAAAGATCTTGATGCACAAATAAAAGCATCTGGCGCAAATAAAAGAAATGAAATTGAGTCAGCACGTGATAAACTAGAAGAAGTTGGTGTTTATGAGATGATAGAAAAATTTGATTTGTATTTGCAGGATGTTGTAAAAATTTTAAATGAAAACGATGTTGAGTGGAGACCAGCTCAAAACCTTTCAGATAAATTTAAAACTTTTGTACAAAACTTACAGAAACGGTTAGAGACCCCAAAGCAGATAGAAAGAGCAAGCGATCCTTTTATTTCAAGTTATCTACCAGAAATCTGGAATGATCCAATTTCCAAGGAAGATTTTTTTGATTCATTTTTTGACTATATTGAATATAAAATCAAGCAATCATCTCCCCCATTGATAGTTAGATCATTGAAAAAAAACTTTAGCCTAGATCCAAGCAACACATCAAAAGAAATAAGAAATAAGATGGAAAAACAACTTAAAAAAGATGGGTGGTCAGAAGACCAATGGGTTCAACCATAA
- a CDS encoding Fic family protein, with protein MSRDSRKKELADLLNEVDALKEQLDAVRPLAGREILQALDTEYTYDSNRIEGNTLTLRETDIIVNKGLTVGGKSMREHLEAANHYEAVAFVRELAQEQAPVSESIVRQVHALILQGIDRENAGIYRSVPVAISGSRHVPPQPWQVPKLMEELFLRLEQEAEHMHPVVSAAELHEGIATIHPFIDGNGRTARLLMNLALLRQGYTITNIPGESHSRLAYYDALEKCNLEQDKTEFHLLIAGYVRASMENFVRLLGK; from the coding sequence ATGAGCAGGGATAGCCGGAAAAAAGAATTAGCCGACCTCCTGAATGAGGTTGACGCACTCAAGGAGCAATTGGATGCGGTCAGGCCCCTTGCAGGCAGAGAAATCCTTCAGGCCCTTGATACCGAATACACCTATGACAGCAACCGGATCGAAGGCAATACCCTGACCCTGCGAGAGACAGACATCATTGTCAATAAGGGACTCACCGTGGGTGGCAAATCCATGCGTGAACACCTTGAGGCGGCCAATCATTACGAAGCGGTTGCCTTTGTTCGGGAGCTTGCCCAGGAGCAGGCACCTGTTTCAGAGAGCATTGTCAGGCAGGTCCATGCCCTTATCCTGCAAGGCATTGATCGGGAAAACGCGGGAATATATCGTTCCGTTCCCGTGGCCATCTCGGGCAGTCGCCATGTTCCGCCCCAACCCTGGCAGGTCCCCAAGCTGATGGAGGAGCTCTTTCTCCGCCTGGAGCAGGAAGCAGAGCACATGCATCCGGTTGTCTCCGCTGCTGAGCTCCATGAAGGCATAGCAACCATCCATCCCTTTATTGACGGCAACGGCAGAACAGCCAGACTGCTGATGAATCTGGCCCTCCTCCGACAGGGCTATACCATCACCAATATTCCAGGAGAAAGCCACAGTCGGCTGGCCTATTATGATGCGCTGGAGAAATGTAATCTAGAGCAGGATAAAACGGAATTTCATCTCCTGATAGCCGGGTATGTTCGGGCTAGCATGGAAAATTTTGTTCGCCTGTTGGGGAAGTAG
- a CDS encoding TonB-dependent receptor plug domain-containing protein, which produces MRNTQGRKQYSRKALFTLAIAAVAAQGGLAEASEEGRDMAEVLVVGERLITPTRQASETVYTGSEITAKGMEIQGTKATTSVYNTLDMLPGINVESPDSNGLAAEMSSVRVRGVKGALGALTVEGVPNYGGNPIGPRDYLYDMENMEAVSVYKGAVPGDIGTGVGSRGGAVELRPDWPHEDFGVAFKQSLGSDAYTRTYLRLDSGVLPATGTALSGSFSYAESDKWRGEGELGPRFNGNLSLRQALGEKTSVKLWYNHNDLDQHLYRALSWDDIQDLGGNYDKDFNGTLTGDVKQDIYYYDYNRGTYLNDDFLAVLSSELTDSLSISLKPYASKEDVEILQGVTNNGGMVQKRIRDIQRTGLIAEAVQKTANLNVSLGYHFEAVDMDIHSQNYAIVDSGLAYRGYGRMASSGTSYIHSPYLKLAGAYERFNWQAGLKYFNFQEDDSQGYMSGPGPDYALVRTPDLDRASTEYDILLPTLAASTLLSDSTELRASYGKTFIRPYKYMPLVNLYSANRSTFLAQGMNLQTLFDGYDIEETHTFDLGLRYIGPWFELSPTLFYSTHSNLVCTVYDPRVGLNYDQFIGEATGYGLDLEMNAYLNDELTLFVNPTYTTMQYDKNLVYAGKTLEADGNQVVDTPEWLVKTGLIWHNGPFEVVPMLRYIGSRYSDLENKDEVDAATVLDLRMSYTLPNVLKSKEMKLSLELNNLLDEEYVSTINAMDDSRQGVATYYPGTPFSGMLSLSVKY; this is translated from the coding sequence ATGCGCAACACACAAGGCAGAAAACAATACAGCAGGAAGGCCCTCTTCACCCTGGCAATCGCAGCCGTAGCCGCACAGGGTGGCTTGGCCGAGGCAAGTGAAGAGGGGAGGGATATGGCAGAGGTCCTGGTGGTGGGAGAACGCCTCATCACCCCGACCCGGCAGGCCAGTGAGACCGTCTACACCGGCAGTGAGATCACCGCCAAGGGTATGGAAATCCAGGGCACGAAGGCCACCACCAGCGTCTATAACACCCTGGATATGCTGCCCGGTATCAACGTGGAGAGCCCGGACAGCAATGGGCTGGCAGCGGAGATGAGTAGCGTGCGGGTGCGTGGGGTCAAGGGGGCCCTCGGTGCCCTGACTGTGGAGGGCGTGCCCAACTACGGCGGCAACCCTATCGGGCCACGTGACTATCTCTATGATATGGAAAACATGGAGGCCGTCTCTGTCTATAAAGGGGCTGTGCCCGGTGATATCGGCACCGGCGTGGGCTCACGGGGCGGGGCAGTGGAGCTGCGACCAGACTGGCCCCATGAGGATTTTGGTGTGGCCTTTAAGCAGAGCCTGGGTTCTGATGCCTACACCCGGACCTATCTCCGCTTGGACTCAGGGGTACTGCCTGCCACGGGCACGGCCCTGTCTGGCTCCTTCTCCTATGCCGAGTCCGACAAGTGGCGGGGTGAGGGGGAACTTGGCCCCCGCTTTAACGGGAACCTCTCCCTCAGGCAAGCCCTGGGTGAGAAGACCTCGGTCAAGCTCTGGTACAACCATAATGATCTGGACCAGCACCTGTACCGGGCCCTGAGCTGGGATGATATCCAGGACCTGGGGGGGAATTATGACAAGGACTTCAATGGCACCCTGACCGGAGACGTGAAGCAAGACATCTATTACTATGATTATAACCGGGGTACGTATCTGAATGATGACTTCCTAGCTGTACTGTCATCAGAGCTCACTGACAGCCTGTCCATATCCCTCAAGCCCTATGCCTCTAAGGAGGATGTAGAGATTCTCCAGGGAGTGACCAACAACGGAGGTATGGTCCAGAAAAGGATTCGTGATATCCAACGCACCGGCCTTATTGCTGAGGCTGTGCAGAAGACAGCCAATCTCAATGTCTCCCTGGGCTATCATTTTGAGGCCGTGGACATGGATATCCACAGCCAGAACTACGCCATTGTGGACAGCGGTCTGGCCTATCGCGGCTACGGACGCATGGCCAGTAGCGGTACCTCCTATATCCACAGTCCCTACCTCAAGCTGGCAGGTGCCTATGAGCGCTTCAACTGGCAGGCCGGGCTCAAGTACTTCAACTTTCAGGAGGATGACAGCCAGGGCTATATGAGCGGTCCTGGCCCGGATTATGCCTTAGTGCGTACTCCTGATCTGGACCGGGCCTCCACAGAGTACGATATCCTCCTTCCTACCCTGGCCGCGTCCACCCTGCTCAGCGACTCGACCGAGCTGCGGGCCAGCTACGGCAAGACCTTTATCCGCCCATACAAGTACATGCCCCTGGTTAACCTGTACAGCGCTAACCGGAGCACCTTTCTTGCCCAGGGTATGAACCTGCAAACCCTCTTTGATGGCTATGATATTGAGGAGACCCATACCTTTGACCTGGGCCTGCGCTATATCGGCCCTTGGTTTGAGCTTTCGCCCACCCTGTTCTACAGCACCCACAGCAACCTGGTCTGCACGGTCTATGATCCCAGGGTAGGCCTGAACTATGATCAGTTTATCGGGGAGGCCACCGGCTACGGCCTGGATCTGGAGATGAATGCCTATCTCAACGACGAGCTGACCCTGTTCGTCAACCCCACCTACACCACCATGCAGTATGACAAGAATCTGGTCTATGCAGGCAAGACCCTGGAGGCGGACGGCAACCAGGTGGTGGACACCCCGGAATGGTTGGTCAAGACCGGCCTGATCTGGCATAACGGTCCCTTTGAGGTGGTGCCCATGCTTCGCTATATCGGCAGCCGCTATAGTGACCTGGAAAACAAGGACGAAGTGGACGCCGCCACCGTGCTTGATCTCCGCATGAGCTACACCCTCCCCAACGTCCTCAAGAGTAAGGAGATGAAGCTCTCTCTGGAGCTGAACAACCTCCTGGATGAGGAATATGTCTCCACCATTAATGCGATGGATGACAGCAGGCAGGGCGTGGCTACCTATTATCCCGGCACGCCGTTCTCCGGGATGTTGAGTCTTTCGGTGAAGTATTAA
- a CDS encoding type II toxin-antitoxin system VapC family toxin: protein MILLDTNILSEPMRPSPNEQVISWLDEQIVTDLFICAVTKAEIELGIALLPEGRRKKALFSAAQELFSKFSERCLAFGAAEASIYAAVIANTRAKGETMSVEDAMIAAVALSYDFTLATRDIKDFNGIDDISLINPFAI from the coding sequence ATGATACTTCTTGATACCAACATCCTCTCCGAGCCGATGCGTCCTTCGCCAAATGAGCAGGTCATCTCCTGGCTTGACGAACAAATCGTCACGGATCTCTTTATCTGCGCTGTCACCAAGGCGGAAATAGAACTCGGCATCGCCTTGTTACCGGAGGGCCGAAGAAAAAAGGCCTTGTTTTCCGCAGCTCAGGAGCTGTTCAGCAAATTTTCCGAACGCTGTTTGGCCTTTGGGGCAGCTGAGGCCTCCATCTATGCCGCAGTTATTGCCAATACCCGTGCCAAGGGCGAAACAATGAGCGTTGAAGACGCCATGATCGCTGCGGTCGCCCTGTCCTATGACTTCACCCTGGCAACACGGGACATCAAAGACTTTAACGGAATTGACGACATATCACTCATCAATCCCTTTGCAATCTAA
- a CDS encoding TonB-dependent receptor: MNDKEVLDTQEAGSGKYPLLPAVALLLLFPVFAGASEPVVAEQQEEQKQQEQQKDVGASTLLDEVVVRGEAVNTNLQSTSATILDNEDITNRVYITPLDMVEQTPGVSVVQYKQGGTAANFIMRGFSGNSHGPNTAIYVDGILLNEGDGYADTNTINPNEVERAEVIKGPASALYGNYASAGTLSYYTKKRVDGQQVKLHYGAHNTYEGNYVGGFSTDETDYVFSLLNYHTDGYQDNSDWDKLNAATRITHKINDSLSARISLRGFNSDWDAPGYLTQEKFDADPTQAVSETNGGSKDRLEGRLDFDYRLNTTSKILFYLWNSDQNFKRWYAGDPEGLSADTVVGNLRDFDRAVYGVGGSYNFIGKLLDRELHLTAGADYMVEDDSRKRWRLLAGTGREKGEQFWNYNIDMESLGLFSEGSFQVTPFLRLNVGARFDYFAGDLVDYLDNGNEFSMDTQTIFSPKAGGVLTLLDDHLELFTNYSEGFALMPGFSEMAAFTQENWDPQKRTQVEAGSRIRPTDWFMAELVGYQLKTSEDFIESVAGSGKFDNVGKTTRNGAEARLDLYGFEYGYVHADYAYIDAKYDEYQVDGQSYADNTVTGVPEHVVNMEVGYNPPSGTGGRVRYHWEEGYYLDKENQQESEDWGRVDAQLSYRFGEKERYLLALDVMNLFDEKYADYTSSSSYSPALPLSTYLTMTVDF; the protein is encoded by the coding sequence ATGAACGATAAGGAAGTACTTGATACACAGGAAGCAGGGAGCGGGAAATATCCCCTGCTGCCTGCTGTTGCTCTGCTCTTGCTTTTTCCGGTTTTTGCCGGAGCAAGCGAACCGGTGGTAGCGGAACAACAGGAAGAACAGAAACAGCAGGAACAACAGAAGGATGTTGGCGCTTCCACCCTGCTCGACGAGGTGGTTGTACGGGGGGAAGCGGTTAACACAAATCTTCAGAGCACTTCGGCCACAATCCTGGACAATGAGGATATCACGAACCGGGTTTATATTACCCCGCTGGATATGGTGGAGCAGACGCCGGGGGTCTCTGTTGTGCAGTACAAACAGGGAGGAACTGCGGCCAACTTCATCATGCGTGGATTTAGCGGTAATTCGCACGGTCCTAACACCGCCATTTATGTAGACGGTATTCTTCTCAATGAAGGCGACGGCTATGCAGATACCAACACCATTAATCCCAACGAGGTGGAGCGGGCAGAAGTTATCAAAGGACCGGCCTCAGCCCTGTACGGAAACTACGCCTCTGCCGGTACCTTGTCCTATTACACCAAAAAGCGCGTTGACGGACAGCAGGTGAAACTGCACTACGGTGCTCATAATACCTATGAGGGCAATTATGTCGGCGGATTCTCCACTGACGAGACCGATTATGTCTTTTCCCTGCTGAATTACCATACAGACGGCTACCAGGATAATTCCGACTGGGACAAACTGAATGCCGCCACCCGAATCACCCACAAGATCAATGACTCCCTGAGTGCCCGAATCAGCCTGCGGGGCTTTAACTCAGACTGGGATGCTCCGGGCTACCTGACCCAGGAAAAATTTGATGCAGATCCCACTCAGGCCGTGAGCGAGACCAACGGCGGCAGCAAAGATCGCCTGGAAGGCAGGCTGGACTTTGATTATCGCCTCAACACGACCTCCAAGATCCTCTTCTATCTCTGGAACTCAGACCAGAATTTCAAACGCTGGTATGCAGGTGACCCGGAAGGGCTTTCTGCTGACACTGTTGTTGGTAATCTCCGTGACTTTGACCGTGCTGTGTACGGAGTGGGCGGAAGTTACAACTTTATCGGTAAGCTCCTTGACCGGGAACTGCACCTGACAGCCGGTGCCGATTATATGGTTGAGGATGACAGCCGCAAACGTTGGCGGCTGCTTGCCGGAACCGGCCGGGAAAAAGGGGAGCAATTCTGGAATTACAATATAGATATGGAGTCCCTTGGGCTCTTTTCCGAAGGCAGTTTTCAGGTTACTCCTTTCCTGCGTCTGAACGTAGGCGCCCGCTTCGACTATTTTGCCGGAGATCTTGTCGACTACCTGGATAACGGGAATGAGTTTTCTATGGATACCCAGACTATTTTCTCTCCCAAGGCGGGCGGCGTACTCACCCTGCTGGACGATCATCTGGAACTGTTTACCAATTACAGTGAAGGCTTCGCCCTTATGCCCGGTTTCTCGGAGATGGCCGCCTTTACCCAGGAAAACTGGGATCCACAGAAACGGACTCAGGTAGAGGCAGGTTCCCGCATCAGGCCCACTGATTGGTTTATGGCGGAGCTTGTCGGCTACCAGCTCAAGACCTCAGAGGATTTTATAGAAAGCGTGGCAGGCTCTGGTAAGTTTGACAACGTGGGTAAGACCACCCGTAACGGCGCAGAGGCCCGGTTGGATCTGTACGGCTTTGAATACGGGTATGTTCACGCTGACTACGCATACATTGATGCGAAGTATGATGAATATCAGGTTGACGGTCAGTCCTATGCCGATAACACCGTGACCGGGGTGCCGGAGCATGTTGTGAATATGGAGGTGGGATACAACCCGCCGAGCGGGACAGGAGGACGGGTTCGTTATCATTGGGAGGAGGGCTATTATCTGGACAAAGAGAACCAACAGGAGTCTGAGGATTGGGGCCGGGTGGACGCGCAGCTTTCCTATCGTTTCGGAGAAAAGGAACGCTATCTGCTTGCTCTGGATGTCATGAACCTGTTTGACGAAAAATATGCAGATTACACCTCAAGCAGCTCGTATTCTCCGGCCCTGCCCTTGTCAACCTATCTGACCATGACTGTAGACTTCTGA
- a CDS encoding DUF4198 domain-containing protein has protein sequence MRKHYATLALFLGMTVLGSTQALAHYPWINAESYFPHAGESPKINIGYGHGYPLGSFLQQEDVESMSLTGPTGQIPLKEANIIEYEPEEALSEPGIYTVAAQRKAIFYTKTTDGWKRQTKEGLKNVLRCSLSHKSAKGLLTVDAEDATMDKKALGHVLEIVPQANPASLRAGDYLPVQLLLRGKPHQAKLFATYMGFSTESDVFAYTTKTDKEGMGRIRILQPGIWLIKAEYEEPYSDQKVCDVEAFSATLTLEVR, from the coding sequence ATGCGCAAACACTATGCAACACTTGCCCTTTTCTTAGGGATGACAGTTCTTGGCAGCACCCAGGCCCTGGCCCATTACCCCTGGATCAATGCGGAAAGCTACTTCCCTCACGCTGGCGAATCACCTAAAATTAATATTGGTTACGGGCATGGTTATCCTTTGGGAAGTTTTTTACAGCAAGAGGATGTGGAGAGCATGAGTCTGACCGGTCCCACCGGTCAGATCCCCTTGAAGGAAGCTAATATTATTGAATATGAACCAGAAGAAGCTTTGAGCGAACCGGGAATATATACTGTTGCAGCTCAGCGTAAGGCTATTTTTTATACAAAAACTACAGATGGCTGGAAACGTCAGACCAAGGAGGGGTTAAAGAATGTCCTGCGCTGCTCCCTCTCCCATAAAAGCGCAAAAGGGCTGCTCACTGTAGATGCTGAAGATGCTACGATGGATAAAAAGGCGCTCGGTCATGTTCTGGAGATTGTTCCTCAGGCCAATCCTGCCTCTTTACGGGCAGGCGATTACCTGCCTGTGCAGCTTCTTCTTCGCGGCAAACCTCATCAGGCTAAACTTTTTGCGACCTATATGGGGTTTTCTACAGAGAGTGATGTCTTTGCTTATACGACAAAGACCGATAAAGAAGGAATGGGCAGGATTCGCATCCTCCAGCCCGGTATCTGGCTGATCAAGGCAGAATACGAAGAGCCGTACTCGGATCAAAAAGTCTGTGATGTTGAGGCGTTTTCAGCAACCCTCACCTTAGAGGTGAGATAA